In one window of Aquamicrobium sp. DNA:
- the trbK-alt gene encoding putative entry exclusion protein TrbK-alt yields the protein MDGKVLARIAAIIFVAVAITATIIEMTREEKAGPAPAVPVLQPATDPLRLEQRRCQELGEAAANDATCLRVWAETRDRFLGRSPAPAAPAPNEGR from the coding sequence ATGGACGGCAAGGTGCTGGCCCGGATCGCGGCCATCATATTCGTCGCCGTGGCCATCACGGCGACGATCATCGAAATGACTCGCGAGGAGAAAGCCGGGCCAGCACCGGCCGTTCCGGTTCTCCAGCCGGCCACCGATCCGCTGAGGCTTGAGCAGCGGCGGTGCCAGGAGCTGGGCGAAGCGGCCGCCAACGACGCCACCTGCCTGCGCGTCTGGGCCGAGACCCGCGACCGCTTCCTCGGCCGCTCGCCCGCGCCGGCAGCTCCCGCCCCGAACGAAGGGCGGTGA
- the trbJ gene encoding P-type conjugative transfer protein TrbJ, producing the protein MTRYRLPRLAGASLLALSLAAPLALSPVFTTPAHALFGFGRIVYDPTNHAENLLTAARTLEQINNQITSLQNEAQMLINQARNLASLPYSSLQALQQNVQRTQQLLAEAQNIAFDVQSIDRMFQQDYGNLSLNATDQQLIADARSRWETTVGGLQDAMRVQAGVVGNIDSNRAEMSALIGESQGATGALQATQAGNQLLGLLSQQVSDLIAVSSANGRAEALAEAERATAAEQGRIQRERFLAPGSGYQPGNASMFNN; encoded by the coding sequence ATGACCAGATACCGTCTTCCCCGTCTCGCCGGCGCTTCCCTGCTTGCGCTGTCCCTTGCCGCGCCGCTGGCGCTTTCGCCGGTCTTCACCACGCCGGCCCACGCCCTCTTCGGCTTCGGCCGGATCGTTTACGACCCGACCAACCACGCCGAGAACCTTCTGACCGCGGCGCGCACCCTTGAGCAGATCAATAACCAGATCACCTCGCTCCAGAACGAGGCCCAGATGCTCATCAATCAGGCGAGGAACCTGGCGAGCCTGCCCTACAGCTCGCTTCAGGCGCTTCAGCAGAACGTGCAGCGCACGCAGCAGCTTCTGGCCGAGGCGCAGAACATCGCCTTCGACGTGCAGTCGATCGACCGCATGTTCCAGCAGGACTACGGCAATCTCTCCCTCAACGCCACCGACCAGCAGCTCATCGCCGACGCGCGCAGCCGCTGGGAAACAACCGTCGGCGGGCTGCAGGACGCCATGCGCGTTCAGGCCGGGGTGGTCGGCAACATCGACTCCAATCGCGCCGAAATGTCCGCGCTGATCGGCGAAAGCCAGGGCGCCACCGGCGCGCTGCAAGCCACCCAGGCCGGCAACCAGCTTCTCGGCCTCCTGTCGCAGCAGGTCTCCGACCTGATCGCCGTCAGTTCCGCCAATGGCCGGGCCGAGGCGCTGGCCGAAGCCGAGCGCGCCACGGCCGCCGAGCAGGGCCGCATCCAGCGCGAACGCTTCCTCGCTCCTGGGTCGGGATACCAGCCCGGCAACGCAAGCATGTTCAACAACTGA
- the trbL gene encoding P-type conjugative transfer protein TrbL, which yields MGGTGVIDNFLGIFTSYIDSGFGLLGGEVAFIATTLIVIDVTLAALFWAWGADDDIVARLVKKTLFVGVFAYIISNWNNLARIVFESFAGLGLLASGTGFSTADLLRPGRVAQTGLDAGRPLLESISDLMGWIAVFENLVQILCLFFAWALVILAFFILAIQLFVTLIEFKLTTLAGFVLIPFGLWGKSAFMAERVLGNVVSSGIKVLVLAVIIGIGSTLFGQFTAGFGGATPTIDDAMAIVLAALSLLGLGIFGPGIATGLVSGGPQLSAGAAVGTGLAVGGAAIAAGGATMLAARGGGAALSGGAALARGGASAAGAASSAFTLASMGESGASGVAAGLGGVARAGASAAVSPLKRAVSRAADSLKSSHSAGVKGGFETTGGTSTMGTVGGGMSPSPANAPSADGPPAWAQRMRRSQALSHGVTAAAHAVRSGDSHGGGSSISLSESDRT from the coding sequence ATGGGCGGCACCGGCGTCATAGACAACTTCCTCGGCATCTTCACCAGTTACATCGACAGCGGTTTTGGTCTGCTCGGCGGTGAGGTGGCGTTCATCGCCACTACCTTGATCGTCATCGACGTCACGCTGGCCGCCCTGTTCTGGGCCTGGGGCGCCGACGACGACATTGTAGCGCGCCTGGTCAAGAAGACCCTCTTTGTTGGCGTCTTCGCCTACATCATTTCCAACTGGAACAATCTCGCCCGGATCGTCTTCGAGAGCTTTGCCGGCCTCGGCCTCCTGGCCTCCGGCACCGGCTTCTCGACCGCCGATCTCCTGCGCCCCGGCCGCGTCGCCCAGACCGGCCTCGATGCCGGCCGGCCGCTGCTCGAATCCATCAGCGATTTGATGGGCTGGATCGCCGTTTTCGAGAACCTCGTCCAGATCCTTTGCCTCTTCTTCGCCTGGGCGCTGGTGATCCTCGCCTTCTTTATTCTGGCGATCCAATTGTTCGTCACTTTGATTGAATTCAAGCTGACCACGCTGGCCGGCTTCGTCCTCATCCCCTTCGGCCTCTGGGGCAAATCCGCCTTCATGGCCGAGCGCGTCCTGGGCAATGTCGTCTCGTCCGGCATCAAGGTGCTGGTCCTCGCGGTCATCATCGGCATCGGCTCGACCCTGTTCGGCCAGTTCACCGCCGGCTTCGGTGGCGCAACCCCCACGATCGATGATGCGATGGCCATCGTCCTTGCCGCCCTTTCCCTTCTCGGCCTTGGAATATTCGGCCCCGGCATTGCCACCGGCCTCGTCTCCGGCGGCCCGCAGCTCAGCGCGGGCGCTGCCGTCGGAACCGGCCTGGCCGTCGGCGGCGCGGCGATCGCAGCCGGTGGCGCGACCATGCTCGCCGCTCGCGGCGGCGGTGCCGCGCTGTCCGGCGGAGCTGCTCTCGCTCGAGGCGGCGCATCGGCCGCTGGCGCCGCGTCCTCGGCTTTTACGCTCGCCTCCATGGGCGAAAGCGGCGCGTCTGGCGTCGCCGCCGGTCTCGGCGGCGTTGCCCGCGCCGGAGCGTCGGCGGCCGTGTCGCCGCTGAAACGCGCCGTTTCCCGCGCCGCCGACAGCCTCAAGTCCAGCCATAGCGCAGGCGTGAAAGGCGGCTTCGAGACCACCGGCGGCACCTCCACTATGGGGACGGTCGGCGGCGGCATGTCGCCCTCTCCAGCAAATGCTCCCTCTGCCGATGGTCCTCCTGCCTGGGCGCAGCGCATGCGGCGAAGCCAGGCCCTGAGCCACGGCGTCACGGCAGCCGCCCATGCCGTCCGCTCCGGTGACAGCCACGGCGGCGGCTCCTCCATCAGCCTTTCCGAAAGCGACCGCACATGA
- the trbE gene encoding conjugal transfer protein TrbE → MMNLAEYRRTASRLADYLPWVALVRQGVVLNKDGSFQRSAKFRGPDLDSAVAAELVGVAARLNNSFRRLGSGWCIFVEAQRSEAGTYPNDVFPDPASALVDAERKADFEEEGSHFVSDYYLTFLWLPPAEDAARAESWLYEGRETSGVNPWELVRGFVDRTDRVLALLDGFMPECRWLTDGETLTYLHSTVSTKRHRVRVPETPIYLDALLADEALTGGLEPRLGSAHLRVLTITGFPSVTTPGLLDDLNRLAFPYRWSTRAILMDKTDATRLLTKIRRQWFAKRKSIAAILKEVMTNEQSALVDTDAANKALDADMALQELGADVAGIAYVTATVTVWDEDARRADEKLRLVEKVVQSRDFSVMVETVNAVDAWLGSLPGHAYANVRQPPISTLNLAHTVPSSAVWAGPERDDHFGAPPLLYGRTEGSTPFRLSLHVGDVGHTLMVGPTGAGKSVLLSLMALQFRRYAGSQIFAFDFGGSIRAATLAMGGDWHDLGGRLTESADSSVSLQPLARIEQTQDRAWAADWIVAILQREGVTISPEAKEHIWTALSSLASAPIEERTITGLSVLLQSNDLKLAIQPYCVGGPYGRLLDAEAENLGDASVVAFETEGLLDTGAAPAVLAYLFHRIADRLDGRPTMIVIDEGWLALGDPAFSKQLAEWLVTLRKKNASVVFATQSLAQLEKSTIAPAIIESCPTRLLLPNDRAVEPQITAIYRRFGLNDRQIEILARAIPKRDYYCQSRRGNRLFELGLSEVGLALCAASSKSDQALIADILAEHGRDGFLAAWLTARGVEWAADLIPNLTNIATAPEPLAPAAALAATLDLTDALELDPEEIMP, encoded by the coding sequence ATGATGAACCTTGCCGAATATCGCCGCACCGCATCGCGCCTCGCCGACTACCTGCCCTGGGTGGCCCTGGTCCGCCAGGGCGTCGTGCTGAACAAGGATGGCAGCTTCCAGCGCAGCGCGAAGTTTCGCGGCCCGGACCTCGACTCCGCCGTCGCGGCCGAGCTGGTCGGCGTTGCCGCCCGCCTCAACAATTCCTTCCGCCGTCTCGGCTCCGGCTGGTGCATCTTCGTGGAAGCGCAACGGTCCGAGGCCGGCACCTATCCGAACGATGTTTTCCCCGACCCGGCCTCCGCGTTGGTCGATGCCGAGCGCAAGGCCGACTTCGAGGAGGAAGGCAGTCACTTCGTCTCGGACTACTATCTGACCTTCCTCTGGCTGCCGCCGGCCGAGGACGCCGCCCGCGCCGAAAGCTGGCTCTATGAGGGCCGCGAGACTTCCGGGGTCAACCCCTGGGAGCTGGTGCGCGGCTTCGTCGACCGCACCGACCGCGTGCTGGCCCTCTTGGACGGCTTCATGCCCGAGTGCCGCTGGCTCACCGACGGCGAAACGCTGACCTATCTCCATTCCACCGTCTCGACCAAGCGGCATCGCGTCCGCGTGCCGGAGACGCCGATCTATCTCGACGCGCTGCTTGCCGACGAGGCGTTGACCGGCGGGCTCGAACCGCGGCTGGGCTCCGCGCATCTGCGCGTCCTCACGATTACCGGATTCCCGAGCGTCACCACACCGGGCCTGCTCGACGATCTCAACCGGCTGGCTTTCCCTTATCGCTGGTCCACCCGCGCCATCCTGATGGACAAGACGGACGCGACCAGGCTGCTCACGAAAATCCGTCGCCAGTGGTTTGCGAAGCGCAAGAGCATCGCCGCCATTCTGAAAGAGGTAATGACGAACGAGCAATCGGCGCTTGTCGACACCGATGCCGCAAACAAGGCGCTCGACGCCGACATGGCCTTGCAGGAACTCGGTGCGGACGTGGCCGGCATCGCCTATGTCACCGCGACCGTCACGGTCTGGGACGAGGATGCCCGCCGCGCCGACGAGAAGCTGCGGCTGGTCGAGAAGGTCGTCCAGTCGCGCGATTTCAGCGTCATGGTCGAGACGGTTAATGCCGTCGACGCCTGGCTCGGCTCGCTGCCGGGCCACGCCTACGCCAATGTGCGTCAGCCTCCGATCTCGACGCTCAACCTTGCCCACACGGTCCCTTCGTCCGCCGTGTGGGCGGGGCCGGAAAGGGATGATCACTTCGGCGCACCCCCGCTGCTCTATGGCAGGACCGAAGGATCGACCCCTTTCCGGCTCTCACTTCATGTCGGCGATGTTGGCCACACGCTGATGGTCGGCCCGACCGGCGCTGGCAAGAGCGTGCTGCTCTCGCTCATGGCGCTGCAATTCCGCCGCTACGCAGGATCGCAAATCTTCGCCTTCGACTTCGGCGGCTCGATTCGCGCGGCGACGTTGGCGATGGGCGGCGACTGGCACGACCTCGGCGGCCGGCTGACCGAAAGCGCGGACAGCTCGGTCTCGCTCCAGCCGCTCGCCCGCATCGAGCAGACGCAGGACCGCGCCTGGGCCGCCGACTGGATCGTCGCGATCCTCCAGCGCGAGGGCGTCACGATCTCGCCCGAGGCCAAGGAGCATATCTGGACCGCGTTGTCCTCGCTCGCCTCGGCCCCGATCGAGGAGCGCACGATCACCGGCCTGTCGGTGCTGCTCCAGTCCAACGATCTGAAGCTCGCCATCCAGCCCTATTGCGTCGGCGGTCCCTATGGGCGGCTGCTCGACGCGGAGGCTGAAAACCTCGGCGACGCTTCGGTCGTGGCCTTCGAGACCGAAGGGCTTCTCGACACCGGCGCGGCTCCCGCCGTCCTCGCCTACCTGTTCCATCGGATCGCCGATCGCCTCGACGGCCGCCCGACGATGATCGTCATCGACGAGGGCTGGCTGGCGCTCGGCGATCCCGCTTTCTCCAAGCAACTGGCCGAGTGGCTGGTCACGCTCAGGAAGAAGAACGCCAGCGTCGTCTTCGCCACGCAATCGCTCGCCCAGCTCGAAAAGAGCACGATCGCCCCGGCAATCATCGAAAGCTGCCCGACCCGGCTGCTCCTGCCCAACGATCGCGCCGTCGAGCCGCAGATCACCGCGATCTACAGGCGCTTCGGCCTGAATGACCGGCAGATCGAGATCCTGGCGCGCGCGATTCCGAAGCGGGACTACTACTGCCAGAGCCGGCGCGGCAACCGGCTGTTCGAGCTGGGCCTGTCCGAAGTCGGCCTCGCGCTCTGCGCCGCGTCCTCGAAGTCCGACCAGGCTTTGATCGCCGACATCCTCGCCGAGCATGGCCGCGACGGCTTCCTCGCCGCGTGGCTCACCGCCCGCGGCGTCGAATGGGCGGCCGACCTCATTCCCAACCTCACCAACATCGCCACCGCGCCGGAGCCCCTGGCGCCGGCCGCGGCACTGGCGGCGACCCTCGACCTTACCGACGCCCTTGAACTTGACCCAGAGGAGATCATGCCATGA
- a CDS encoding helix-turn-helix domain-containing protein produces MKTLTVRLGGMTEIRSRIAAASRKVLAGQHVDVQPCLNFGSYEDMHRVLAPSRLAIVKALAGQGALSIREVARRVGRDVQAVHRDVTTLINAGVIDRTESGLEFPYENIHFDFDVSAAA; encoded by the coding sequence ATGAAGACCTTGACCGTTCGCCTGGGTGGCATGACCGAAATCCGCAGCAGGATCGCCGCGGCCAGCAGGAAGGTGCTCGCCGGTCAGCACGTCGATGTTCAACCCTGCCTCAATTTCGGCAGCTACGAGGACATGCACCGCGTTCTCGCCCCCTCCCGCCTTGCCATCGTCAAGGCGCTTGCCGGGCAAGGCGCGCTGTCGATCCGCGAGGTCGCCCGGCGCGTCGGCCGCGACGTGCAGGCCGTCCACCGGGACGTGACCACGCTCATCAATGCCGGCGTCATCGACCGCACCGAAAGCGGCCTGGAATTTCCCTACGAGAACATCCATTTCGACTTCGACGTGAGCGCAGCCGCTTGA
- the trbB gene encoding P-type conjugative transfer ATPase TrbB yields the protein MAGQNRKQATMERGARMLRTALGPAISDLLRDPSIVEVMLNPDGRIWVDRLAGGLEDTGEKLTPEDGERIVRLVAHHVGAEVHARAPRVSAELPESGERFEGLLPPVVTSPTFAIRKPAVAVFTLDDYVAAGIMADTQAAALREAVASRANILVAGGTSTGKTTLTNALLAEVAKTQDRVVIIEDTRELQCAAPNLVAMRTKDGVATLSDLVRSSLRLRPDRIPIGEVRGAEALDLLKAWGTGHPGGVGTIHAGSAIGALRRLEQLIQEAVVTVPRAMIAETIDLVAVLSGRGSARRLADLARVEGLGADGDYRLAPAFPDPIPTDQTGVPA from the coding sequence ATGGCTGGCCAAAATCGCAAACAGGCAACGATGGAACGCGGCGCGCGCATGCTCCGCACCGCGCTCGGGCCTGCCATCTCGGACCTGTTGCGCGATCCCTCCATCGTCGAGGTGATGTTGAACCCCGATGGGCGCATCTGGGTCGATCGCCTCGCCGGAGGACTGGAAGACACCGGCGAGAAGCTGACCCCGGAAGATGGCGAGCGCATCGTCCGTCTCGTCGCCCATCACGTCGGGGCCGAGGTGCATGCCCGCGCGCCCCGCGTCTCGGCCGAGCTGCCTGAGAGCGGCGAGCGGTTCGAGGGCCTCCTTCCTCCCGTTGTCACGTCGCCAACATTCGCCATCCGCAAGCCGGCGGTCGCGGTGTTCACCCTCGACGATTACGTCGCAGCCGGGATCATGGCCGACACCCAGGCCGCCGCGCTGCGCGAGGCCGTCGCCTCCCGCGCCAATATCTTGGTGGCGGGCGGCACCTCCACCGGCAAGACGACGCTCACCAATGCGCTGTTGGCCGAAGTCGCCAAGACGCAGGATCGCGTGGTCATCATCGAGGACACACGCGAGTTGCAATGCGCGGCGCCGAACCTCGTCGCCATGAGGACCAAGGACGGGGTGGCGACGCTCTCCGATCTCGTTCGCTCCTCGCTGCGCCTGCGCCCCGACCGCATCCCGATCGGAGAGGTCCGCGGCGCCGAGGCGCTCGACCTCCTGAAAGCTTGGGGAACCGGCCATCCCGGAGGAGTCGGAACGATCCATGCCGGCTCGGCCATCGGCGCGCTGCGCCGTCTCGAGCAGCTCATCCAGGAGGCCGTCGTCACGGTCCCGCGCGCGATGATCGCCGAGACGATCGACCTCGTTGCCGTCCTCTCCGGCCGCGGCTCCGCGCGCCGGCTTGCCGACCTCGCTCGCGTCGAGGGCCTCGGCGCCGACGGCGACTACCGGCTCGCCCCCGCCTTTCCCGACCCCATCCCCACCGACCAAACAGGAGTCCCCGCATGA
- the trbF gene encoding conjugal transfer protein TrbF has product MNIFKRPTTHYGKTPEPVTPYQKAAQVWDERVGSARVQARNWRYMAFGCLILSAGFASALVWQSARGTVVPWVVEIDRHGEARAVESAVADYRPTDPQVAWHLARFIEQVRGLPSDPIVLRQNWLRAYEFTTDRGAVALNEYARSNDPFTRVGRQQVSVEVSSVIRASPDSFRVAWSEQHYENGQLSRTERWTAILTIVLQQPRTAERLRANPLGIYVNAISWSREMSQ; this is encoded by the coding sequence ATGAACATCTTCAAACGGCCCACGACCCATTACGGCAAGACGCCGGAACCCGTCACGCCCTATCAGAAGGCCGCCCAGGTCTGGGACGAGCGCGTCGGCTCGGCCCGCGTCCAGGCCCGTAACTGGCGCTACATGGCCTTCGGCTGCCTCATCCTCTCGGCCGGGTTCGCCTCGGCCCTGGTCTGGCAATCGGCCCGCGGCACCGTCGTTCCCTGGGTGGTGGAAATCGACCGCCACGGCGAGGCGCGCGCCGTCGAATCCGCCGTCGCCGACTACCGGCCGACCGACCCGCAAGTGGCTTGGCACCTGGCCCGCTTCATCGAGCAGGTCCGGGGCCTGCCCTCCGATCCCATCGTCCTGCGCCAGAACTGGCTCCGCGCCTATGAGTTCACCACCGACAGGGGCGCGGTGGCGCTCAACGAATACGCCCGCTCGAACGACCCCTTCACGCGCGTCGGCCGGCAGCAGGTCTCCGTCGAGGTTTCCAGCGTGATCCGGGCATCGCCCGACTCGTTCCGCGTCGCCTGGTCGGAGCAGCACTACGAGAACGGCCAGCTCTCCCGCACCGAACGCTGGACCGCGATCCTCACCATCGTCCTTCAGCAGCCGCGCACCGCCGAGCGCCTGCGCGCCAATCCCCTTGGAATCTATGTCAACGCGATCTCCTGGTCGCGGGAGATGTCGCAATGA
- a CDS encoding VirB3 family type IV secretion system protein, whose translation MVAVLEQLDALPGFTAPVHRALSEPILLGGAPRSVAILNGTLAGAVGLGLQLWLAGILIWAVGHLAAVWAAKRDPLFVEVARRHLRVPGHLSV comes from the coding sequence ATGGTGGCCGTCCTCGAACAGCTCGACGCCCTGCCGGGGTTCACCGCCCCGGTTCACCGGGCGCTGAGCGAACCCATCCTGCTCGGCGGTGCGCCGCGCTCGGTGGCGATCCTCAACGGCACGCTCGCTGGGGCCGTGGGCCTCGGCCTCCAGCTCTGGCTCGCCGGCATCCTGATCTGGGCGGTCGGCCATCTCGCGGCCGTCTGGGCGGCAAAGCGCGATCCCCTCTTCGTCGAGGTCGCACGCCGGCATCTGCGCGTGCCCGGCCACCTCTCGGTGTGA
- a CDS encoding conjugal transfer protein TraG: protein MSGTKILWGQISIVFLIILVSVWSGTQWVAFRLGFQPQLGPPLFEVAGWPVYYPPALFWWWYFYEAYAPRIFAEGGIIAASGGFLSIAVAITMSVMRAREASDIDTYGSARWAERSEIEGAGLLGQDGVILGRYERDYLRHDGAEHILCFAPTRSGKGVGLVVPSLLTWPGSCIVHDIKGENWRLTAGFRARHGRVLLFDPTNVASAAYNPLLEVRRGEWEVRDVQNISDVLVDPEGSLEKRSHWEKTSHSLLVGAILHVLYAEKDKTLAGVAAFLSDPRRTIEATLDAMMATRHLGEAGPHPVVASSARELLNKSDNERSGVLSTAMSFLGLYRDPVVAAVTSRCDWRIADLIADPKPSTLYLVVPPSDISRTKPLIRLVLNQIGRRLTEDLHAKDRRHRVLLLLDEFPALGRLDFFESSLAFLAGYGIKSFLIAQSLNQIEKAYGQNNAILDNCHVRVSFATNDERTAKRVSDALGTATEMKAMQNYAGSRLAPWLGHIMVSRSETARQLLTPGEIMQLPPDDEIVMVAGSPPIRAKKARYYIDPRLTERILPPPDPATIASSARPDGWTALKPLVPDAALVAAAEEAARKKAEDKANAGLRREPDMPQHVEIVHEKKEPAPEDEFKHLLVDDQEDSARQRQVMGRQMRGVARQVSMDPNDGIDM, encoded by the coding sequence ATGTCCGGCACGAAAATCCTCTGGGGCCAGATCAGCATCGTCTTCCTGATCATCCTCGTCTCGGTCTGGAGCGGCACGCAATGGGTCGCCTTCCGGCTCGGCTTCCAGCCCCAGCTCGGCCCCCCTTTGTTCGAGGTCGCCGGCTGGCCGGTCTATTATCCGCCGGCGCTGTTCTGGTGGTGGTATTTCTATGAAGCCTATGCGCCGCGCATCTTCGCCGAGGGCGGCATCATCGCGGCCTCGGGCGGCTTCCTCTCCATCGCCGTCGCCATCACCATGTCGGTGATGCGCGCTCGCGAGGCCAGCGACATCGACACCTATGGCTCGGCGCGCTGGGCAGAGCGGTCCGAGATCGAAGGCGCCGGCCTTCTCGGCCAGGACGGCGTGATCCTCGGCCGCTACGAGCGCGACTATCTGAGGCATGACGGCGCCGAGCACATCTTATGTTTCGCGCCGACGCGATCTGGCAAGGGCGTCGGCCTCGTGGTCCCGAGCTTGTTGACCTGGCCGGGGAGCTGCATTGTCCACGACATCAAGGGGGAGAATTGGCGGCTCACCGCCGGCTTCCGCGCGAGGCACGGCCGCGTGCTTCTCTTCGATCCGACCAATGTGGCCTCGGCCGCCTACAATCCCTTGCTCGAGGTGCGGCGCGGCGAGTGGGAAGTGCGCGACGTCCAGAATATCTCCGACGTGCTGGTCGATCCCGAGGGCTCGCTGGAGAAACGGTCGCATTGGGAAAAGACCAGCCACTCGCTTCTGGTCGGCGCGATCCTGCACGTCCTCTACGCCGAGAAGGACAAGACGCTCGCCGGGGTGGCCGCGTTCCTCTCCGATCCGCGTCGCACGATCGAGGCCACGCTGGACGCCATGATGGCCACGCGCCATCTCGGCGAGGCCGGGCCACACCCCGTCGTGGCGTCGTCGGCCCGCGAGCTGCTCAACAAATCCGACAACGAACGCTCCGGCGTCTTGTCGACGGCTATGAGCTTCCTGGGCCTCTACCGCGATCCGGTTGTCGCGGCCGTGACATCGCGCTGCGACTGGCGCATCGCCGACCTCATCGCCGACCCGAAACCCTCGACGCTCTATCTCGTGGTGCCGCCCTCGGACATCTCGCGGACGAAACCCCTAATCCGTCTCGTTCTCAACCAGATCGGCCGCAGATTGACGGAAGATCTCCACGCCAAGGACCGCCGGCATCGCGTGCTGTTGCTGCTCGACGAGTTTCCCGCGCTCGGCCGGCTCGACTTCTTCGAGTCCTCGCTGGCGTTTCTGGCGGGCTACGGGATCAAGAGCTTCCTCATCGCCCAATCCCTCAATCAAATCGAAAAAGCCTATGGCCAGAACAACGCCATCCTCGACAACTGCCACGTCAGGGTGAGCTTCGCCACCAATGACGAAAGGACCGCGAAAAGGGTGAGCGACGCGCTCGGCACGGCGACCGAGATGAAGGCGATGCAGAACTATGCCGGCAGCCGCCTCGCCCCTTGGCTGGGACACATCATGGTGTCGCGCTCCGAGACCGCCCGCCAGCTCCTCACCCCCGGCGAGATCATGCAGCTCCCGCCCGACGACGAGATCGTCATGGTGGCTGGCAGCCCGCCGATCCGGGCGAAGAAGGCGCGCTACTATATCGACCCGCGCCTGACCGAACGCATCCTTCCGCCGCCCGACCCGGCGACGATCGCCAGCTCGGCGCGCCCCGATGGATGGACGGCGCTGAAGCCTCTTGTTCCCGATGCCGCGCTGGTCGCGGCCGCCGAAGAGGCCGCGAGGAAGAAGGCGGAGGACAAGGCCAACGCCGGCCTGCGCCGCGAACCGGACATGCCCCAGCATGTCGAGATCGTCCACGAAAAGAAGGAGCCTGCGCCCGAGGACGAGTTCAAACACCTGCTCGTCGACGATCAGGAAGACAGCGCCCGGCAGCGTCAGGTCATGGGCCGCCAGATGCGCGGCGTCGCCCGCCAGGTCTCCATGGACCCGAATGACGGCATTGATATGTGA
- a CDS encoding CopG family transcriptional regulator, producing the protein MRERLCLTLPSELLGQLNDLADRRKLSRSAVAEAAIASFLSPDAQDMREAAFTRRLDRLSRQTARLERDMRLTADTLALFIRHWLTVTPQLPPDENAAAQTRGLKRFDGFVQTLGLRLQQGNSFLSEIPDDIAAKPAAERDVDGLP; encoded by the coding sequence ATGCGCGAACGACTATGCCTGACCCTTCCATCCGAGCTTCTCGGACAGCTCAACGACCTCGCCGATCGCCGCAAGCTGTCGCGCTCGGCCGTGGCCGAGGCGGCCATCGCCTCCTTCCTGTCACCCGACGCCCAGGACATGCGCGAGGCCGCCTTCACGCGCCGTCTCGATCGCCTATCGCGCCAGACGGCGCGGCTCGAACGCGATATGCGGCTGACCGCCGACACGCTGGCGCTGTTCATTCGGCATTGGCTGACCGTCACCCCGCAGCTCCCGCCCGACGAGAACGCCGCCGCCCAGACCAGAGGTCTTAAGCGGTTCGACGGTTTCGTCCAGACGCTCGGCCTACGACTCCAGCAGGGCAACAGCTTCCTCAGTGAGATCCCCGACGACATCGCCGCGAAGCCGGCCGCAGAACGCGATGTGGACGGCCTCCCTTGA
- a CDS encoding DUF6516 family protein — protein MDAVLIAKERTSLSEDAFYEIVVWQVPSPVPGSGHGFKYRLALVVRGECILRYDNERGKGDHRHIGEREEPFEFTTLEALLTAFERDMERMLA, from the coding sequence ATGGATGCGGTATTGATCGCCAAGGAACGCACGTCACTCAGCGAAGATGCCTTCTATGAAATCGTGGTCTGGCAGGTGCCCTCCCCGGTTCCCGGCAGCGGCCACGGCTTCAAATACCGCCTCGCCCTCGTGGTGCGCGGGGAATGTATTCTTCGCTACGACAACGAGCGCGGCAAGGGCGACCACCGCCACATCGGCGAGCGAGAGGAACCGTTCGAGTTCACCACGCTGGAGGCGCTTCTGACCGCTTTCGAGCGCGACATGGAAAGGATGCTGGCATGA
- a CDS encoding TrbC/VirB2 family protein — protein sequence MIRRAFRVRRHIATAAAFTWVALLTSPALASGSSMPWEAPLQSILESIEGPVAKIVAVIIIIVTGLTLAFGDTGGGFRRLIQIVFGISIAFAASSFFLSFFSFGGGAVI from the coding sequence ATGATCCGTCGCGCCTTCCGCGTTCGCCGCCACATCGCAACCGCCGCCGCCTTCACCTGGGTCGCGCTGCTGACCTCGCCAGCCTTGGCCTCCGGCTCCTCCATGCCCTGGGAGGCCCCGCTTCAGTCGATCCTCGAATCCATCGAGGGGCCGGTGGCGAAAATCGTGGCGGTCATCATCATTATCGTGACCGGCCTGACGCTCGCCTTCGGCGATACCGGCGGCGGCTTCCGGCGCCTGATCCAGATCGTCTTCGGCATCTCGATCGCCTTCGCGGCCAGCTCCTTCTTCCTGTCGTTCTTCTCGTTCGGCGGCGGGGCGGTCATCTGA